Sequence from the Actinocatenispora sera genome:
CTCGGCTCGAAGTCGGCGTGCACGAAGAAGTCGGTCAGCCCGCCGTCGGGCCGGTGAAGGAGCGTGACGTCCCGGAAGATGCCCGGCAGCCACCACATGTCCTGGTCTTCCAGGTAGCTCGCCGCCGACCACTGGTGCACCCGCACCGCGAGCACGTTGGCCCCGGCGCGCAGCAGGTGGCCCACCTCGTACTCGACGGGCAGCCGGCTGCCGGTGGACCAGCCCAGCTCGGTGCCGTTGAGCCAGACCCGGGCGTGGGAGTCCACCCCGTCGAACCGCAGCACGGTACGCCCCACCGGCCGGTCGCCGGGCAGGTCGAAGGTCAGGCGGTGATCGCCGGTCGGGTTCTCGTCCGGCACGCGCGGCGGGTCGACCGGGAACGGGTATTTGACGTTGGTGTAGCTCGGCTTGCCGTGACCGTGCATCGGCCAGCTGGACGGCACGGGAAGGGTGGCCCAGTCCGAGTCGTCCAGGTCCACCGCACCGGGCTCGGGTGCGTCGATCGTCGGGGAGAGCCGGAACTTCCAGTCGCCGTTGAGCGACAGCGACCAGGCCGTCGAGGCGAAGGCGGCTCGCGGTGGCAGGCTGCCCACGCGGGGTGCCAGGTCCTCGACGTACGACATCGCGCATCCTCCGACACGATCGATCATGTTCCGACGTGGGCCTACGGTAACCGATGACCTGCCGCGGCCACACCGCGACGACCGGCACATCCCGCGCACCGGTACCGGCCGGCACGGCTGCCAGACTGGTGCCATGATCGTCCGCTACCCCCGTCCGCTGCAGCCCGGCGACCGGATCGGCGTCACCGCGCCGTCCGCCGGCGTCGCCGACCCGCTGCGCCCCCGGCTCGACTTCTGCTGCTCGGTGCTGCGCGACCGCGGCTACCAGGTCGTCGTCGGCGACTGCATCCGAGCCGACCGGTACGTCAGCGCGCCGGTCGCCGACCGGGCCGCCGAGCTGACCGGGATGCTCGCCGATCCGACGATCCGGGCCGTCGTGCCCCCGTGGGGCGGTGAACTGGCCGTCGACCTGCTCCCGCTACTGGACTTCACGGCGATCGGGGCGGCCGAACCGACCTGGCTGGTCGGGTTCTCCGACATCTCCACGCTGCTCACCCCGCTGACGCTGCGCACCGGCGTCGCCACCGTGCACGGCAACAACCTGATGGACACTCCGTACGAGACGCCGGCCGGGCTGGTGAACTGGCTGGAGCTCGTCACGCTGCCGGCCGGCGGGTCGATCGAGCAGGTGTCCCCCGGCCGGTACCGGCGGCCCGGCTTCGACGACTGGACGAAGGACCCGACGGTCACCGCGATGCCGCTGACCGAGCCGGGCGCCTGGCGCCGGCTGGACGGCGACGGTCCGGTCGAGGTCTCCGGGCGGTTGATCGGCGGCTGCGTCGAGACGATGTCCGCGGTGGCCGGCAGCGTGTACGGGGACCTCACCGGCTTCGCCCGGCAGTACGCGCCGGACGGGCTGCTGGTGTACGTCGAAGCGGTCGAGGACAACGCGTTCTCGATCGCCCGGCAGTTGCACGGGATGCGGCTGTCCGGCTTCTTCGACGCCGCCAACGCCGTGCTGGTCGGCCGGACCCGCGCGCCGGATGCACCGGGCTTCAGCCAGGGCGACGCGGTGCTCGATGCGCTCGGCGGCCTGGGCGTACCGATCCTCGCCGACGTCGAGTGCGGCCACGTGGCGCCGTACCTGCCGCTGGTCAACGGCGCCCGGGCCACCGTGCGGTACGCCGCCGGCAGCGGCCGGATCGAGCAGACCCTGGATTGAGACCGCGGTCCCGCGCACCGACATGCGGCGCGGCCCCAACGATCCAGGGGCCGACCGGTGGCACACCGGTCGGGCTACCGCGGCGACGAGGCCGCCGGTGCCTGCGGAGCCGTCAGTCGCCGGTGAGCCTGGCCGGTGGGGCGGGCAGTTCGGTCGAGGTGGTGCCCCGCAGGGCGGTACGCATGGTCTGCGCCACCGCCCGGTCGACCGCGGCGGACACGCCGGAGCCGACGTAGTCGGACGGGTCGGACGGGTTCGCGGCGATGCCGGCGGCCGCGATCTGCGGGGTGAACCCGACGAACGTCTCCGTGGCGTTGTTCTCCGAGGAGCCGGTCTTGCCGCCGACCGAGCGGCCGGACAGGATGCTGCCCACCTCGGTCGCGGTACCGCCGTCGCAGTGGCCGCCGGCCGCCTGCTGGCCGACCGGGCAGCGCGCCGCGTCGGCCGCGGCCGCGGCGACCCCCTTGCTCACCGCCCGGTGGCAGTCCGGTCCACCGGCGGAGACCCTGTCGCCGTGCGCGTCGGTGATCGAGACGATCGGCGTCGGCGCGCAGTACTTCCCCTGCGCGGCAACGGTCGCGTACGCGTTGGCCAGGTCCAGCGGGGTGGTGTCCGCGACGCCGAGGGTGAACGAGCCCCACGAGTCGGCCTCGTGCGCGGCCCGCTGGGCGTCGGAGTCGGCGCGGAAGGTGATGCCGAGCTTCTTCGCCATCGCCACCGCCTTGTCGGCCCCGATCTGTTCCTCCAGCCAGACGAAGTAGGTGTTGACCGACCGGCCGAAGCCGGTCCACATGGTGCGGTAGCCGTCCATCCAGGACGGGTTGTCGTTGCCCGGGCAGTAGTAGCCGCCGCAGCTCGCCGGCCCCGAGTCCGGCCACTTCGTCTGCAGCCGGCCGGGCGCGTCGAACCCGGTGGACAGCGGCTTGCCCGCGCTCAGCGCCGCCAGCATGGTGAACATCTTGAACGTCGACCCGGCCTGGTACCCGTCGACGCCACCGCCGCCGGCGATCAGCTGCGCCGTGGTGTTCGGGTACCCGTTCTGGCCGTCCGGGTTCTTCGCCAGGCTGAAGTGCCGGTTGACCGCGAGCGCGCTGACCTTCCCGGTACCGGGCTGCACGACCGCGATCGGCAGCGCGCGGGCGTTGTCGTAGTCGTACACCGACAGCGACTGGTCCAGCGCCTCGCGCTGGGTGTCTGGGTCCAGCGAGGTGACGATCTTGTACCCGCCCTGCCGGAGCGCCTGCTCGCGCTGGGCGACGGTCCGGCCGAACGCGGGCTGCGCGTCCCACCACTGCTTGACGTAGTCGCAGAAGAACCCCCAGTCGTTGTGGTTCGCCGGCACCGACACGCAGTCGTTCGGCGTGGCACTGGGGTTCAGCGCGAGCGGCGACGCCTTCGCCTTCCGCGCCTGGCCGCGGGTGATGTCGCCGGCCTTGGCCATCGAGTCGAGCACGTAGCTGCGACGTTGCAGCGCGGCCTTGCGGTCGCCGGTGACCGGGTTGTCGGCGTCGGGCGACTGCACCAGCCCGGCGAGCAGCGCCGCCTGCCGCAGCGTGAGCCGGTTCGGCGGTACCGAGAAGTAGGTGCGGCTGGCCGCGTAGATGCCGTACGCGCCGTGGCCGAAGTAGGCGATGTTGAGGTAGCGGCGCAGGATCTCGTCCTTGGACAGCCGCTGCTCCAGCGCCGTCGCGTACTGCATCTCCTGGATCTTGCGGCCGACGGTGTCCTTGGTGGCGTCGGCGCGCTCCTGCGGGGTCAGGCTCGGATCGGTCTTGAGCACGTTGCGCACGTACTGCATGGTCAGCGTGGAGGCGCCCTGGCTGACCGCGCCGGACGAGCCGTTCGCCACCAGCGCCCGCAGCACGCCGCGGGGATCGACCCCGCCGTGCTGGTAGAACCGGGTGTCCTCGGCGGCCACGATCGCCTTGCGCATCACCGGCGCGATCGCCGACAGCGACACCGCCTTGCGGTTCTCGTCGTAGAAGGTGGTGATCAGCGTCGTGCCGTCGTTGGCGTAGAGGTAGGACGCCTGGAGGGTGGGCGGTGACTTGAGCGCGGCGGGCAGGTCGTCCCAGGAGCCGCCCGCGGCACGCAGCGCGAGGCCGGACAGCGCGCTGGCCGGGAACGCCACCGCCGCGACGACCAGGCCGGCCGCCACGCCGCACAGCAGCAGGGTCATCAGGCTGGTCAGGCCGGACCGTCGTGCCGTGCTCGGCATCGCCACCTCCGTCGCATCGCGCGTACCTCCCGCAACCCTCTGCCGGCCGCGCCGCCGGCGGCCAGTACTTCACCGGATCGGGAGCTGATTCACTGCCCGGTACCGGCCAGTACTCAGTAACCGGCCCGGCACGGCCGGTTTAGCCGACTCACCCGATTCACCCTCCTGAACCGGTTATGCCGGGCTTGGGGCGTGCCGGACCCGACCCGTTCGGTGTCGAGCCGTGCGGATCGTTGCGTTCCGGGCCGCCGGGCGTGAAACTTCCTTACGAACGTCACCTCAAGGCTTGAAGGGAACTTCAGATGCCCCCGTCAGGTCCCGACCTGCCCGAGCGGTTGCTCGGCACCCCGCTGACCCGCCGCCGGCTCGGTACGCTCGCCGCCGGCACCGCCCTCGCCGCCGGCGTCGCCGCCATCCCCGGCATGCTGCTGCCCACCGCCGCCCGGGCCCAACCGCCCGCCCCGGCCGGCGCCACCGTCGACCCCGACGCGCCGCTGCGGCAGCTGCGCGCGATGTGGATCGCCAGCGTCGTCAACATCGACTGGCCGTCCGCGACCGGGCTGCCCGCCGCCGAACAACGCGCCCAGCTCACCGCCTGGTTCGACCTCGCCGTACGGCTGCGCTTCAACGCGGTGGTGCTGCAGGTGCGGCCGACCGCCGACGCGTTCTGGCCCTCCCCGTACGAACCGTGGTCGCAGTACCTGACCGGCGCCCAGGGCGTCGACCCCGGCTACGACCCGCTGGCGTTCGCGGTCGAGGAGGCACACAAGCGCAACCTGCAGCTGCACGCCTGGTTCAACCCGTACCGGGTGAGCATGCAGACCGACCCGAGCAAGCTGGTGGAGTCGCATCCGGCCCGCCGCCACCCGGACTGGGTCTTCGCCTACGGCCCCAAGCTCTACTACAACCCCGGCATCCCCGAGGTACGGCGGTTCGTCGAGGACGCGATCCTCGACGCGCTGCGCTACGACATCGACGCCGTGCACTTCGACGACTACTTCTACCCGTACCCGGTGGCCGGGCAGGAGCTGCCGGACGCCGACACGTTCGCCACCTACGGCGCGGGCTTCGACGACATCGGCGACTGGCGCCGGCACAACATCGACCTGCTGATCAGCGAGATGTACCAGCGCATCCACGCCCGCAAGCCGCACGTGCAGTTCGGGGTGAGCCCGTTCGGCATCTGGCGCAACGCCGCCAGCGACCCGGCCGGCTCGGACACCGGCGGCACCGAGTCGTACAACGCCAACTACGCCGACACCCGCAAGTGGGTCAAGCAGGGCTGGCTGGACTACATCAACCCGCAGATCTACTGGAACATCGGGCTGGCGGTCGCCGACTACGCGAAGCTCACCCCGTGGTGGGCCGAACAGGTGCGCGACACCCCGGTCAAGCTCTACATCGGCGAGGCGACCTACAAGGTCGGCGCCGCCGGTCAGCCGGCCGCCTGGCAGGACCAGGCCGAGCTGTCCCGCCACCTCGACCTCGACGCGCAGTACCCGGAGGTGGCCGGAAACGTCTACTTCTCCGCGACCGAGGTGCGTGCCGACACGCTCGGCGCGACCAGCCGGCTGGTCGCCGACCACTACCAGCACCCGGCGCTGCCGCCGGCGATGCCGCGGCTGGACCCGCGCGCGCCGGGACGCCCGCAGCTGACCCACGCGGTACGCACCGGCGACGGGGTGAGCCTGCGGTTCCACCCGACCGGGTCGCTGCGCCCCATCAGCTACGCGATCTTCCGGTTCGACGGCCGCGGTGCGCGACCGGTCGTCGACGCCGGCAACCTGATCGCGACGGTACGGGCCACCGGGCACGCGCAGCGCTGGACCGACACCACCGCCGGTACCGGCACGCACAGCTACGCGGTACTGGCACTGAGCCCCACCGAGGTGGCGAGCCCGCTGTCCGCCACCCGTACGGTGCACTGACACCGAGGTCGAACGACTGCCGGGGCGGCCACCAAGCCACCCCGGCAGTGTCGTACCCGGCCAATCCCGGCAGTCCGGCTGGCGATTCTGGCCCGGCCGGTCGAGCGCGCAGCATCGAGCTTGGCGTTTTTTCGGCCCGACGATGACAACCCGCGGCGCGGGCCGGCCCGTGTCTAACCCACACGGGCACGGAGGGAGCACCGCCGGATGGGCCGACGCGACGACGCGTTCACCGCGTACTACCAGGCGCGCGCGGCGTCGATGCGGCGCACCGCGTACCTGCTGTGCGGCGACTGGCACACCGCCGAGGACCTGGTCCAGACCGCGTACACGAAGCTCTACCTCGCCTGGCACCGGGTGTCGGCGCACGACCGGCTCGACCAGTACGTGCGGCGCATCGTGGTGCGCTCCTTCCTGGACGAGAAGCGCCGCGGGTCGCGCCGCGAGTACCCGACCGACGCGGTACCCGACGTCGCGATCGACGCCTCCGCGCCGGAGGAGCGGATGGTGCTCGCGGCGGCGCTCGGCCGGGTGGCGAGCCGGCAGCGGGCCGTGCTGGTGCTGCGGTTCTGGGAGGACCTGTCGGTGGCGGAGACCGCCGAGCTGCTCGGTATCACCGAGGGCACGGTGAAGAGCCACACCGCACGCGGGCTGGAGACCCTGCGCCGGGCGCTGCCCGAGCGCTACTCGATCGGCGCGGGAGATCCGGCATGACCGACCACGAGGTCACCGACCTGTTCCAGCGGGCACTCGACACGCCCGAGCCACCGCTGCCCGATGTCAGCCGGGTGCTGACGGCCGGACGCGCCGCCCGGCGTCGCCGCACGGTCGGTGCGTCCGCCACCGCGCTGGCCGCCGTGCTGCTGGCCGCAGCCGGTACCGCCGGTGCCACCGGCCTG
This genomic interval carries:
- a CDS encoding S66 family peptidase; protein product: MIVRYPRPLQPGDRIGVTAPSAGVADPLRPRLDFCCSVLRDRGYQVVVGDCIRADRYVSAPVADRAAELTGMLADPTIRAVVPPWGGELAVDLLPLLDFTAIGAAEPTWLVGFSDISTLLTPLTLRTGVATVHGNNLMDTPYETPAGLVNWLELVTLPAGGSIEQVSPGRYRRPGFDDWTKDPTVTAMPLTEPGAWRRLDGDGPVEVSGRLIGGCVETMSAVAGSVYGDLTGFARQYAPDGLLVYVEAVEDNAFSIARQLHGMRLSGFFDAANAVLVGRTRAPDAPGFSQGDAVLDALGGLGVPILADVECGHVAPYLPLVNGARATVRYAAGSGRIEQTLD
- a CDS encoding transglycosylase domain-containing protein — encoded protein: MPSTARRSGLTSLMTLLLCGVAAGLVVAAVAFPASALSGLALRAAGGSWDDLPAALKSPPTLQASYLYANDGTTLITTFYDENRKAVSLSAIAPVMRKAIVAAEDTRFYQHGGVDPRGVLRALVANGSSGAVSQGASTLTMQYVRNVLKTDPSLTPQERADATKDTVGRKIQEMQYATALEQRLSKDEILRRYLNIAYFGHGAYGIYAASRTYFSVPPNRLTLRQAALLAGLVQSPDADNPVTGDRKAALQRRSYVLDSMAKAGDITRGQARKAKASPLALNPSATPNDCVSVPANHNDWGFFCDYVKQWWDAQPAFGRTVAQREQALRQGGYKIVTSLDPDTQREALDQSLSVYDYDNARALPIAVVQPGTGKVSALAVNRHFSLAKNPDGQNGYPNTTAQLIAGGGGVDGYQAGSTFKMFTMLAALSAGKPLSTGFDAPGRLQTKWPDSGPASCGGYYCPGNDNPSWMDGYRTMWTGFGRSVNTYFVWLEEQIGADKAVAMAKKLGITFRADSDAQRAAHEADSWGSFTLGVADTTPLDLANAYATVAAQGKYCAPTPIVSITDAHGDRVSAGGPDCHRAVSKGVAAAAADAARCPVGQQAAGGHCDGGTATEVGSILSGRSVGGKTGSSENNATETFVGFTPQIAAAGIAANPSDPSDYVGSGVSAAVDRAVAQTMRTALRGTTSTELPAPPARLTGD
- a CDS encoding glycoside hydrolase family 10 protein; this encodes MPPSGPDLPERLLGTPLTRRRLGTLAAGTALAAGVAAIPGMLLPTAARAQPPAPAGATVDPDAPLRQLRAMWIASVVNIDWPSATGLPAAEQRAQLTAWFDLAVRLRFNAVVLQVRPTADAFWPSPYEPWSQYLTGAQGVDPGYDPLAFAVEEAHKRNLQLHAWFNPYRVSMQTDPSKLVESHPARRHPDWVFAYGPKLYYNPGIPEVRRFVEDAILDALRYDIDAVHFDDYFYPYPVAGQELPDADTFATYGAGFDDIGDWRRHNIDLLISEMYQRIHARKPHVQFGVSPFGIWRNAASDPAGSDTGGTESYNANYADTRKWVKQGWLDYINPQIYWNIGLAVADYAKLTPWWAEQVRDTPVKLYIGEATYKVGAAGQPAAWQDQAELSRHLDLDAQYPEVAGNVYFSATEVRADTLGATSRLVADHYQHPALPPAMPRLDPRAPGRPQLTHAVRTGDGVSLRFHPTGSLRPISYAIFRFDGRGARPVVDAGNLIATVRATGHAQRWTDTTAGTGTHSYAVLALSPTEVASPLSATRTVH
- a CDS encoding SigE family RNA polymerase sigma factor, with protein sequence MGRRDDAFTAYYQARAASMRRTAYLLCGDWHTAEDLVQTAYTKLYLAWHRVSAHDRLDQYVRRIVVRSFLDEKRRGSRREYPTDAVPDVAIDASAPEERMVLAAALGRVASRQRAVLVLRFWEDLSVAETAELLGITEGTVKSHTARGLETLRRALPERYSIGAGDPA